In Janthinobacterium agaricidamnosum NBRC 102515 = DSM 9628, the DNA window GAGACTGTCGAACCCTCTGTATTGTTCTTCTTTGTTAGAATGGGGACGTCAAGATCAAGTATAACATTGATAAAAACCAGACTGGCCTGATATAGCTGAGGTTTTTATGATGTGCGACCAAGTTTAGCAGTACAGCCCTTGTACTTTCCTTGCCATAAAGAAACCAACACAACAATTAAGGAAGCAATAATGCAAGAAACCACTTTGCGCGGCCCTTCTTTCTTCAGCAAATTCATGGCCCTGTTCGCCGGCGTCGCCCTCAGCGGCGCGGTGCTGGCCGCCGATGCGGCGCCGAAAGCGCCACCGCAAGTCACCTTGAAAACCAGCATGGGTCTCATCGTGCTGGAGCTGGACCAGGAAAAAGCGCCGAAGAGCGTGGCCAATTTTCTGCAATACGTTAAAAGCGGCTATTACAAGGGCACCATTTTCCACCGCGTCATCGACGGCTTCATGATACAGGGCGGCGGCATGGACAAGAACATGAAGCAGAAAACCACCGGCAAGCCGGTGCAGAACGAAGCCCAGAACGGCTTGCAAAACGTACAGTACAGCGTGGCGATGGCGCGCACCGCCGACCCGCATTCGGCGACCTCGCAATTCTTTATCAACGTCAACGACAATGCCTTCCTCGACTACCCGGGCCGCGACGGTTTCGGCTACACGGTGTTTGGCAAAGTGATCAGCGGCATGGACGTGGTCGACAAGATCAAGGGCGTGCCGGTGGCCGACAAGAATGGCCAGGAAAACGTGCCGGTGACGCCAATCGTGATCGAAGCGGCCACATTAGTGCCGGCATCGGCCCACAAAACTGTAAAATAACGCTTTGGCCCTGCCATGGCGGGGCCGATTCTTAAATTCTTTACCTTCTAGGATCCATCATGACCGCTGTTATCATCACCACCAACCTGGGCAAGTTCACCGCTGAGCTGGACGCTGAAAAAGCGCCGAAAACGGTTGCCAACTTCCTGTCGTACATGACCGCAGGTCACTACAGCAACACCATTTTCCATCGCGTCATCGACGGCTTCATGATCCAGGGCGGCGGCTTCGAGCCAGGCATGAAGCAAAAACCAGCCGATGCGACGGTCGAAAACGAAGCCAAGAACGGCTTGAAAAACGAGCCGTACACGCTGGCCATGGCACGCACCTCGGACCCGCACTCGGCGTCGGCGCAATTCTTCATCAACGTCAAGAACAACGGTTTCCTCGACTACCCAGGCCAGGACGGCTTCGGTTATGCCGTGTTCGGTAAAGTTACCGAAGGCAAAGAAGTGGTCGATGCGATCCGCGCCGTCAAAACCTCGCGCGCCGGCATGTTCGCCGATGTGCCGGTGAGCGACGTGATCATCGAAAAAATCGAAGCGGTTTAATCCGGTTTCATTAACTGAACAAGCTCAATAGCATGCTGCCCAGGCATAGTGATGTTGCACGGCGAACGGCTGCTTTTTTCCTCTTCCACGCACCATGACCATGCCTGACTCCCGTTCTCAACGTTCGGCCAAGCGCCCGCCTGTGGCGCTGTTTATTTCAGACCTGCATTTGCAAGCGTCGCATCCGCGCACCAGCAAGGCGTTCCTGGATTTCCTGCGCCAGCATGCGATGGCGGCACGGGAACTGTATTTACTCGGCGACTTGTTCGAATATTGGGCCGGCGACGACGACCTGTCCGATCCGTTCAATCAAGCAATAGCGGCAGCGCTGCGCGCCGTCAGCGATGCCGGCGTGGCCATTTATTGGCTGGCTGGCAATCGCGACTTCTTGCTCGGTCCGGGCTTCGCCGCGCAAACCGGCGCCGCCGCGCTGTCAGAACCGCATGTAGCGACCATCGCCGGCAAAACAATCGTGCTACTGCATGGCGACGCCGAATGCACCGGCGATATCAAATACATGGAATTCCGC includes these proteins:
- a CDS encoding peptidylprolyl isomerase, translated to MQETTLRGPSFFSKFMALFAGVALSGAVLAADAAPKAPPQVTLKTSMGLIVLELDQEKAPKSVANFLQYVKSGYYKGTIFHRVIDGFMIQGGGMDKNMKQKTTGKPVQNEAQNGLQNVQYSVAMARTADPHSATSQFFINVNDNAFLDYPGRDGFGYTVFGKVISGMDVVDKIKGVPVADKNGQENVPVTPIVIEAATLVPASAHKTVK
- a CDS encoding UDP-2,3-diacylglucosamine diphosphatase, producing the protein MPDSRSQRSAKRPPVALFISDLHLQASHPRTSKAFLDFLRQHAMAARELYLLGDLFEYWAGDDDLSDPFNQAIAAALRAVSDAGVAIYWLAGNRDFLLGPGFAAQTGAAALSEPHVATIAGKTIVLLHGDAECTGDIKYMEFRAKVRQAAWQQQFLSMPLAQRKAIIAGLRNDSREEQGEKSYATLDVAPDAVRQVFDRSGAVVMIHGHTHRPALHRDGATLRYVLPDWECDTAPGEQRRGGWIAVDAQGEITRHDLDGALLS
- a CDS encoding peptidylprolyl isomerase, with amino-acid sequence MTAVIITTNLGKFTAELDAEKAPKTVANFLSYMTAGHYSNTIFHRVIDGFMIQGGGFEPGMKQKPADATVENEAKNGLKNEPYTLAMARTSDPHSASAQFFINVKNNGFLDYPGQDGFGYAVFGKVTEGKEVVDAIRAVKTSRAGMFADVPVSDVIIEKIEAV